The following proteins are encoded in a genomic region of Scylla paramamosain isolate STU-SP2022 chromosome 40, ASM3559412v1, whole genome shotgun sequence:
- the LOC135092402 gene encoding islet cell autoantigen 1-like: MTQQLHSYSGQNYDRWVQRNTNSSTLGKVQKQFWFTKSAVIRRLGKKEDEHVVASDAELDAKIELFKAIEISTKNLQVLLADYQNKICIMAQEENALGRLLKEQGKQDRTRAGKVMAAAGKSLSYTAQQRVALRNPLVRLFQEVDTFYSRAVEDTAATVAEMEKVRTEYRGALMWMKNVSQDFNPDQHSQLEKFREVQATVKLKKAKFDRMKLKSLQKIDLLAASRCNMFSHALIVYQNGLVAFSEKAARTMNNVATSFKGHQPYQFTVIRELADLPLDEDGEAGQADGEEAQADGEGEGEKMDSDEKTFFNAEYHDQPRSAKDGPAPSGKKAKAKKAEAKKTPSDSLVNLLEYDGSGESGGEGGDATSSQLVDLLGPEMELPRTESETQQLLRELFESPVRQPLPVFGSSDVAATPSTTAATTGLPQDPSDPFSLPLGPKTQPGQPPQNMFLPSQLLDFGLQGWQLPTTIFPTTPTTIAQATPSPSGAARPSTTTTTLKEEVQKLDWYKVFQDIDPLADPANALFSPSTEEGKQC, encoded by the exons atgacgcAACAACTCCACAGCTACTCCGGCCAGAACTATGACCGGTGGGTGCAGCGCAACACCAACAGTTCCACCCTGGGCAAGGTGCAGAAGCAGTTCTGGTTCACCAAGAGTGCTGTGATCCGCCGCTTGGGCAAGAAGGAGGATGAGCACGTGGTGGCCTCCGATGCTGAGCTGGACGCCAAGATTGAGTTGTTCAAGGCCATCGAGATCAGCACCAAGAACCTGCAG GTGCTGCTTGCCGACTACCAGAACAAGATCTGCATCATGGCACAGGAGGAGAACGCCCTGGGTCGCCTGCTGAAGGAGCAGGGCAAACAGGACCGCACTCGGGCAGGCAAGGTGATGGCCGCGGCAGGCAAGAGCTTGAGCTACACGGCCCAGCAGCGCGTGGCCCTCAGAAACCCCCTGGTGCGCCTCTTTCAGGAGGTGGACACCTTCTACTCCCGGGCAGTGGAGGACACGGCGGCCACAGTGGCAGAGATGGAAAAGGTGAGGACAGAGTACCGTGGGGCACTCATGTGGATGAAGAACGTGTCGCAGGACTTCAACCCGGACCAGCACAGCCAGCTGGAGAAGTTCAGGGAGGTGCAGGCCACTGTCAAGCTCAAGAAGGCAAAGTTTGACCGCATGAAGCTCAAGTCTCTGCAGAAGATCGACCTGCTGGCCGCCTCTCGCTGCAACATGTTCTCCCATGCCCTCATTGTGTACCAGAATGGCCTGGTGGCCTTCTCAGAGAAAGCGGCTCGCACCATGAACAATGTGGCCACCAGTTTCAAGGGCCACCAGCCATACCAGTTCACTGTCATTCGGGAGCTGGCTGACCTGCCCCTGGATGAGGATGGCGAGGCAGGTCAGGCTGATGGGGAGGAGGCCCAGGctgatggggagggggagggggagaaaatggACAGTGATGAGAAGACTTTCTTCAATGCAGAGTACCATGACCAGCCCAGGAGTGCCAAGGATGGCCCAGCCCCCAGCGGCAAGAAGGCCAAGGCCAAGAAGGCAGAGGCCAAGAAGACACCCTCAGACAGCCTGGTGAATCTGCTGGAATATGACGGCAGTGGGGAAAGtggcggggaggggggagatgCCACCTCCTCCCAGCTGGTGGACCTGCTGGGGCCGGAGATGGAGCTGCCGCGCACTGAGTCTGAGACGCAGCAGCTGCTGCGGGAGCTGTTTGAGAGTCCTGTGCGCCAGCCCCTGCCGGTGTTTGGCAGCAGTGACGTGGCCGCCACCCCCTCCACTACTGCCGCCACCACGGGGTTGCCTCAGGACCCCTCAgaccccttctccctccccctgggCCCCAAGACACAGCCCGGCCAACCGCCCCAGAACATGTTCCTTCCGTCTCAGCTCCTGGACTTTGGCCTGCAGGGGTGGCAGCTCCCCACCACCATCTTCCCCACAACACCCACCACTATAGCACAGGCCACCCCCAGCCCCTCTGGTGCTGCCcggccctccaccaccaccaccaccctgaaggaggaggtgcagaAGCTGGACTGGTATAAGGTGTTCCAAGACATTGATCCTCTCGCAGACCCCGCCAACGCACTCTTCAGCCCCTCAACAGAGGAGGGTAAGCAGTGCTAG
- the LOC135092403 gene encoding uncharacterized protein LOC135092403: protein MARKAVALMVAVIVAVMVAKTQSATPHAHAHARTPTQEAPLDHGDAFTYAQTQTDTGTEEADVVIDINNNTGILATEEEDEEKEEEVEEPTPLHFSTTDNVSLVMACIEALGSRGLPELRASQGEGKTFACNTPEGVAHFRSRRAAGDWKPINTSRPADGGTAGEDDGGTDGGDKGAGGLSLALRGEKPSDQTGQSTAPHIVLPQGPRVSERVAEGRDHGHKGHGKGHGHGHGGGGYGHGGGHGGGHGGGHGGGHGGGYGHGGGHGGGHGGGHGGGYGHGGYKAASYDYQPPPYHKGPSYHPAPYKGPAYSPYDFQAKGKAKFSKKVKYGDDPVKESQKAHYHHVGDKPLAFFGGFGGGGTVGYGHGGGYGGGHGGGGGHGGGHGGGYGGHDDGYGHGGGHGGGYGGGGHGGGHGGGHGYGKMVDTYQTHEPHYDNTEPAPTYETHAPAPSYSPPAPSYSPCP from the coding sequence ATGGCGAGGAAGGCGGTGGCgctgatggtggcggtgatagtggcggtgatggtggcgaaAACCCAATCAGCTACGCCGCACGCACACGCTCACGCACGGACGCCCACGCAAGAGGCACCCCTGGACCACGGCGACGCATTCACGTAcgcacaaacacagacagacacgggGACGGAAGAAGCAGATGTGGTGATAGATATAAATAACAACACTGGTATTCTggcaacggaggaggaggacgaggagaaggaagaggaggtggaggagccaACACCCCTGCACTTCTCCACAACAGATAACGTGAGCCTCGTGATGGCGTGTATTGAAGCTCTGGGCTCGAGGGGCCTGCCTGAGCTACGCGCCAgtcagggggaggggaagaccTTCGCTTGCAACACACCGGAGGGCGTCGCACATTTCCGCTCACGCCGCGCCGCAGGGGACTGGAAACCCATCAACACTTCACGGCCCGCTGACGGAGGCACTGCCGGAGAGGATGACGGAGGCACTGACGGAGGGGATAAAGGTGCAGGAGGGTTGTCTCTCGCCTTACGCGGAGAGAAACCCTCAGATCAGACAGGACAGAGTACAGCACCGCACATTGTTTTACCCCAGGGGCCGCGTGTGTCTGAGCGGGTGGCGGAGGGCAGGGACCACGGCCACAAGGGGCACGGCAAGGGACATGGGCACGGACATGGTGGTGGAGGATACGGGCACGGCGGCGGGCATGGCGGAGGGCATGGCGGAGGGCACGGCGGGGGACATGGAGGAGGGTACGGACATGGCGGAGGGCATGGCGGAGGGCACGGTGGGGGGCACGGAGGAGGGTACGGCCACGGGGGTTACAAGGCCGCTAGTTATGATTACCAGCCTCCGCCCTACCACAAGGGGCCCAGCTACCACCCGGCGCCGTACAAGGGCCCCGCCTATAGCCCCTACGACTTCCAGGCCAAGGGCAAGGCAAAGTTTAGCAAGAAGGTGAAGTACGGAGACGACCCGGTGAAGGAGTCGCAGAAGGCACATTACCACCACGTCGGGGATAAGCCGCTGGCATTCTTCGGCGGCTTTGGGGGCGGCGGCACTGTTGGCTACGGGCATGGTGGGGGTTATGGCGGTGGGcatgggggaggaggtggtcatGGGGGTGGTCATGGGGGTGGTTATGGAGGTCATGATGATGGGTACGGCCATGGTGGGGGGCACGGTGGCGGCTACGGCGGGGGAGGACACGGGGGAGGACACGGAGGTGGGCACGGCTATGGGAAAATGGTGGACACGTACCAGACTCACGAGCCGCACTATGACAACACGGAGCCAGCCCCTACTTATGAAACCCACGCCCCTGCCCCTAGCTACAGCCCCCCTGCCCCTAGCTACTCCCCCTGCCCCTAG